The following proteins are encoded in a genomic region of Bernardetia sp. MNP-M8:
- a CDS encoding UDP-N-acetylmuramoyl-L-alanyl-D-glutamate--2,6-diaminopimelate ligase, with the protein MKIIELLKNLKTQSIQGDLEGAINQIQFDSRKIQKDDMYVALKGTVADGHQFIKQAIQDGAKAIVCEKLPVYLESHVTYLEVENTAKALGIIAGNFYGNPSKKLKLIGVTGTNGKTTVVTILYKLFKKLGYNVGLISTIHNKIKSRIYPSTHTTPNPVELNRLLAEMVKKRCTHVFMEVSSHAVVQKRIEGLHFKGAVFTNISHDHLDYHGTFAEYIRAKKGFFDMLPHTSFALVNQDDKRGLVMLQNCKAKHVTYSMKSMSDYKVRIMDSSFEGMQLQIEERHNGKINGKETWTKLIGHFNAYNLLAVYGVAMLLEEDEDEVLTELSNIKGVNGRFQRYTSSLGVHAIVDYAHTPDALENVLKTISEIKKTHQHLITVVGCGGNRDKTKRPEMAKIATNYSDWSIFTSDNPRTEEPETIIKDMLEGVKEVEPSKYQIVTLRKEAIERACSMAGKDDIILVAGKGHETYQEINGERFEFDDRVVLKESLE; encoded by the coding sequence ATGAAAATAATTGAATTACTCAAAAATCTAAAGACACAATCCATACAAGGAGATTTAGAAGGTGCAATAAATCAAATTCAATTTGACTCTCGCAAGATACAGAAAGATGATATGTATGTCGCTCTAAAAGGAACAGTGGCAGATGGACATCAATTTATAAAACAAGCCATTCAAGATGGTGCAAAGGCGATTGTCTGTGAAAAATTGCCTGTTTATTTAGAAAGTCATGTTACCTATCTTGAAGTAGAAAATACAGCAAAAGCATTAGGAATAATAGCAGGTAATTTTTATGGAAATCCTTCTAAAAAACTCAAATTAATAGGTGTAACTGGCACAAATGGAAAAACGACAGTCGTAACAATTCTTTATAAATTATTTAAAAAATTAGGGTATAATGTAGGACTAATTTCTACAATTCATAACAAAATAAAAAGTCGAATTTATCCGTCTACACATACTACACCTAATCCAGTAGAACTCAATCGACTGCTTGCTGAAATGGTGAAAAAACGCTGTACACACGTTTTTATGGAAGTAAGTTCGCATGCTGTTGTACAAAAACGAATTGAAGGACTTCACTTTAAAGGAGCTGTTTTTACCAATATTTCGCACGACCATTTGGATTATCATGGAACGTTTGCAGAATATATTAGAGCTAAAAAAGGTTTTTTTGATATGCTTCCTCATACTTCCTTTGCACTTGTCAATCAAGATGACAAAAGAGGATTGGTTATGCTGCAAAATTGCAAAGCCAAGCATGTTACTTATTCAATGAAATCTATGTCTGATTATAAAGTCAGAATTATGGATAGTTCATTTGAAGGAATGCAATTACAGATAGAAGAAAGACATAATGGCAAAATTAATGGAAAAGAAACTTGGACTAAACTGATTGGACATTTTAATGCCTATAATTTATTAGCTGTTTATGGCGTAGCTATGCTTTTGGAAGAAGATGAAGATGAAGTTTTGACAGAATTATCTAATATAAAAGGGGTAAATGGTCGTTTTCAGCGTTATACATCGTCTTTAGGAGTTCATGCGATTGTAGATTATGCTCACACACCTGATGCACTTGAAAATGTTTTGAAGACAATAAGTGAAATCAAAAAAACACATCAACATTTAATAACTGTTGTGGGTTGTGGGGGAAATAGAGACAAAACTAAACGTCCAGAAATGGCAAAAATAGCGACTAATTATAGTGACTGGTCTATTTTTACATCAGATAATCCACGAACAGAAGAGCCAGAAACAATTATAAAAGATATGTTAGAAGGCGTAAAAGAAGTAGAGCCTTCAAAATATCAAATTGTTACATTGCGAAAAGAAGCTATTGAAAGAGCATGTAGCATGGCAGGTAAAGATGATATTATTTTGGTAGCAGGAAAAGGGCACGAAACCTATCAAGAAATAAATGGAGAACGTTTTGAATTTGATGATAGAGTTGTTTTGAAAGAATCTTTGGAGTGA
- a CDS encoding ISAs1 family transposase yields the protein MLCILRSDKKLTVAYIHRSMCRSYKEVAQDLDIEVSSCISYTQLQRILKKVDYQGFNAINETFFHQYIYKDALEWYAIDGKELRGSIDDVAGEKRGQNVVSRTSHSTKQSSIVGWYNGSKDSEKTVVSHYFNSYDYLLGKYTLDALHLSSELPALIAKKGGIYLMQVKANQKLLLEDCKHIDDNLTTSYKKEAYQKAHGREEIRIGFGYEMNTESLPKRWKETKVKTLIVVERERKITKTQKKSKEKSYWVTNLPLNQINFLELFMAIREHWTIEVHHNTRDKQMGEDNLITRNENQSRFIAVCIILATNLLEVQKVENLTVLREELAYKERNVYHLFEHKRFL from the coding sequence ATGCTTTGTATTTTACGCTCTGATAAAAAACTGACAGTCGCCTATATTCATCGTTCTATGTGCCGTTCTTATAAAGAAGTAGCTCAAGATTTAGATATAGAAGTTTCTTCGTGTATTTCTTATACTCAACTTCAACGTATTCTAAAAAAAGTTGATTATCAAGGTTTTAATGCAATTAATGAAACCTTCTTTCATCAATATATTTATAAAGATGCTTTAGAATGGTACGCCATAGATGGAAAAGAACTTCGTGGTAGTATTGATGATGTAGCAGGAGAAAAACGAGGTCAAAATGTAGTTTCTCGTACTTCTCATTCAACTAAACAAAGTAGTATTGTAGGGTGGTACAATGGAAGTAAAGACTCGGAAAAGACTGTTGTATCTCATTATTTTAACTCCTACGATTACTTATTAGGTAAATATACGTTAGATGCTCTTCATTTGAGTAGTGAATTACCTGCTTTAATAGCAAAAAAAGGAGGTATTTATTTGATGCAAGTAAAGGCAAATCAAAAACTTCTTTTAGAAGATTGTAAACATATTGACGATAATTTAACTACTTCTTATAAAAAAGAAGCCTACCAAAAAGCGCATGGAAGAGAAGAAATACGAATCGGTTTTGGATATGAAATGAATACAGAATCATTACCCAAACGTTGGAAAGAAACGAAAGTCAAAACCCTGATAGTAGTAGAAAGAGAAAGAAAAATTACAAAAACACAGAAAAAAAGTAAAGAAAAAAGTTACTGGGTAACCAATTTACCTCTCAACCAAATTAATTTCCTAGAATTATTTATGGCTATAAGAGAGCATTGGACAATAGAAGTACATCATAATACAAGAGATAAACAAATGGGAGAAGACAATTTGATAACTAGAAATGAAAACCAAAGTAGGTTTATAGCTGTTTGTATAATACTAGCTACAAACCTATTGGAAGTGCAAAAAGTAGAAAATCTCACAGTACTCAGAGAAGAATTAGCCTACAAAGAACGAAATGTATATCACCTCTTTGAACATAAAAGATTTTTATGA
- a CDS encoding DUF3592 domain-containing protein — MYVGIQQYNKTNFLVENGITTTAVVIDVGKKYVQSPKRGHGKYVAYAPILQYSDLENNKITFTHNVPANSTSIIHEVGDSIQIIYQKNKPYRERENSFQGLYLIPTVGCCMGLLALSIALWGVISIFRNIKMR, encoded by the coding sequence TTGTACGTTGGTATTCAACAATATAATAAAACAAATTTTCTTGTTGAAAATGGCATAACTACTACTGCTGTGGTTATAGATGTAGGCAAAAAATATGTTCAAAGTCCAAAACGTGGTCATGGTAAGTATGTTGCCTATGCACCCATTCTACAATATTCTGATTTAGAAAATAACAAAATAACATTTACGCACAACGTACCTGCAAATTCTACATCTATTATTCATGAAGTTGGAGACTCTATACAAATAATTTATCAGAAAAATAAACCATACAGAGAACGAGAAAATTCTTTTCAAGGACTATATCTGATTCCAACAGTTGGCTGTTGTATGGGACTTTTAGCTTTAAGTATTGCTCTATGGGGCGTTATTTCAATCTTTAGAAATATAAAAATGAGATAG
- the hslV gene encoding ATP-dependent protease subunit HslV, which translates to MQKIKSTTVLAVSHNGQIAIGADGQATMGNTVAKSTVKKIRKIADGKVITGFAGSTADAFTLLERFEEKLNGYGGNVKRSAIELAKDWRTDRYLRKLEAMMIVVNKDGILNISGSGDVLEPDEDVESIGSGSMYAKSAALALKRHAPHLTAEEMVKEALTIAADICIYTNHNFMIEVL; encoded by the coding sequence ATGCAAAAAATAAAATCAACAACTGTTCTTGCCGTTTCTCACAACGGACAAATTGCTATTGGAGCAGACGGACAAGCAACAATGGGAAACACAGTAGCCAAATCTACTGTCAAAAAAATTCGTAAGATTGCAGACGGAAAAGTAATAACAGGTTTTGCAGGCTCAACAGCTGATGCCTTTACACTTTTAGAGCGATTCGAAGAAAAATTAAATGGATATGGTGGAAATGTAAAACGCTCTGCCATAGAACTAGCAAAAGACTGGCGTACAGATCGTTATCTTCGCAAGTTAGAAGCCATGATGATTGTGGTTAATAAAGACGGAATCTTGAATATTTCGGGTTCGGGTGATGTGCTTGAGCCAGATGAAGATGTAGAATCAATTGGTTCGGGAAGTATGTACGCAAAATCGGCTGCTCTTGCTCTCAAACGCCATGCCCCACATTTGACAGCCGAAGAAATGGTAAAAGAAGCCTTAACAATCGCTGCTGATATTTGTATCTATACAAATCATAACTTTATGATTGAAGTTTTGTAA
- a CDS encoding serine hydrolase domain-containing protein, with product MQLPYFSLLIFVVLIFSNCKNQKVVQTNDDYLLAIDSVIESDSVKPFNGVVLIVREGKEIYSKTKGFSDRDKKIPLTLKNQFVIGSISKQITAVMILEEYEKGTLKLEQTIRTYLPNLEQSWADSVTIHHLLTHTHGIKELNQPLAFPLGSRFDYSQLGFELLSNILESIKKQSFETISNDFFQRIGLKNTVYPSLKKQKKMTKGYTEQENGDIIYETNTFKNYVAAGGFISTAYDLVKWNKLLHSGKILKKDTFKLMVQRYETRKHPIFDEIDYGYGLTFKKNEQTIQIGALGFAAGFVSSNFYFPQTKTSLIVLENTAYQLQDFKKTFYHHTTLLEIVKNGKNNTKNNNTQSN from the coding sequence ATGCAACTACCTTATTTTTCACTCTTGATTTTTGTTGTCCTTATTTTTTCTAATTGTAAAAATCAAAAAGTAGTGCAAACGAATGATGATTATCTTTTAGCTATTGATTCGGTTATAGAATCTGATTCTGTCAAGCCTTTTAATGGAGTTGTTTTGATAGTTAGGGAAGGAAAAGAAATTTATTCTAAAACAAAAGGCTTTTCTGATAGAGATAAAAAAATTCCTCTAACCCTTAAAAATCAGTTTGTAATTGGTTCGATAAGCAAACAAATTACGGCTGTTATGATTTTGGAAGAATATGAAAAGGGGACTTTAAAACTTGAACAAACTATTCGTACTTACCTACCAAATTTAGAGCAAAGTTGGGCAGATTCTGTAACTATTCATCATCTTTTGACGCATACACACGGAATTAAAGAATTAAATCAACCTTTAGCTTTTCCTCTAGGAAGTAGATTTGATTATTCTCAATTAGGATTTGAATTACTTTCAAATATCTTAGAAAGTATCAAAAAGCAATCTTTTGAAACCATTTCTAATGATTTTTTTCAAAGAATTGGTTTAAAAAATACAGTTTATCCTAGCTTAAAAAAGCAAAAGAAAATGACCAAAGGTTATACAGAACAAGAAAATGGAGATATTATTTATGAAACTAATACATTCAAAAATTATGTAGCAGCAGGTGGATTTATTTCTACAGCTTATGATTTAGTAAAATGGAATAAGCTTCTTCATAGTGGAAAAATTCTAAAAAAAGATACTTTCAAATTAATGGTTCAAAGATATGAGACGAGAAAACACCCTATTTTTGATGAAATAGACTATGGGTATGGTCTTACTTTCAAAAAAAATGAACAAACTATTCAGATTGGAGCTTTAGGTTTTGCAGCAGGATTTGTTTCTTCTAATTTTTATTTTCCTCAAACAAAGACAAGTCTTATTGTTTTAGAAAATACAGCTTATCAATTACAAGATTTTAAAAAGACTTTTTACCATCATACTACATTACTAGAAATAGTAAAAAATGGTAAAAATAATACTAAAAATAATAATACTCAATCAAATTAA
- the lptB gene encoding LPS export ABC transporter ATP-binding protein, with amino-acid sequence MVLRAENLIKRYGGRTVVNGVSIEVNQGEIVGVLGPNGAGKTTSFYMIVGLVKPNSGKIYLDDRDITKLPMFRRSQLGIGYLAQEASVFRELTVEENIMAPLQMRDLTKQEQKERMEELIEEFRLKRFQKTQGKLLSGGERRRTEIARAVATNPNFILLDEPFAGVDPIAVENIQMLVAKLKQRNIGVLITDHNANETLSICDKVYIMFEGNPLINGTPEEVSQNNRVKDVYFGRQYEYKRKIFDFDTDFNDEF; translated from the coding sequence ATGGTTTTAAGAGCAGAAAATTTAATCAAACGCTACGGAGGCAGAACTGTCGTTAATGGCGTTTCGATAGAAGTAAATCAAGGCGAAATTGTAGGTGTTTTAGGACCAAATGGTGCTGGAAAAACAACTTCTTTTTATATGATTGTAGGATTGGTAAAGCCTAATAGTGGTAAAATTTATCTTGATGATAGAGATATTACAAAACTTCCTATGTTTCGCCGTTCACAACTTGGCATTGGATATTTGGCGCAAGAAGCCTCTGTTTTTAGAGAACTTACTGTAGAGGAAAATATCATGGCTCCTTTACAAATGCGAGATTTGACCAAACAAGAACAAAAAGAAAGAATGGAAGAACTTATTGAGGAATTTCGTTTGAAGCGTTTCCAAAAAACACAAGGAAAATTACTTTCTGGTGGGGAGCGTCGTCGTACTGAAATTGCTAGGGCAGTAGCAACTAATCCAAATTTTATTTTATTAGATGAGCCTTTTGCTGGTGTAGACCCAATTGCTGTGGAAAATATACAAATGCTCGTTGCCAAGCTCAAACAAAGAAATATTGGTGTGCTTATCACAGACCACAACGCCAACGAAACTTTATCTATTTGTGATAAAGTTTATATTATGTTTGAAGGAAACCCACTTATCAATGGAACTCCTGAAGAAGTATCACAAAATAATAGAGTAAAAGACGTTTATTTTGGTCGTCAGTATGAATACAAACGCAAAATATTTGACTTTGATACTGATTTTAATGATGAATTTTAA
- a CDS encoding nucleotidyltransferase domain-containing protein, with product MLQNLHSIWKKHKLKKVYLFGSYARNKQNPSSDIDFLIEHCIDFSLFDLIQLQLDLEKELNIDVDLISNNAISKFLKDSINRDKILIYSQNKVLLKTELHQND from the coding sequence ATGCTGCAAAATTTACATTCAATTTGGAAAAAACACAAACTTAAAAAAGTATATTTATTTGGTTCTTATGCTCGTAATAAGCAAAATCCAAGTAGTGATATAGATTTTTTAATAGAACATTGTATTGATTTTTCTTTATTTGATTTGATTCAATTACAATTAGATTTAGAAAAAGAATTGAATATTGATGTTGATTTAATTAGCAACAATGCTATTTCAAAATTCTTAAAAGATTCTATAAATAGAGATAAAATACTTATTTATTCACAAAATAAGGTTTTGTTAAAAACAGAATTACATCAAAACGATTAG
- a CDS encoding D-sedoheptulose 7-phosphate isomerase, translated as MNKNFINTRIQESIATKERILTDEPLLESISKAAQAWKTTFEKGGKVLFCGNGGSAADAQHISAELSGRFYKDRKPLFAEALHVNSSYLTAVGNDYGYDIVFERMVQAMGREGDVLVAISTSGNSPNIVKAVEAAKEIGMITIGMTGNKGGKLKEICDIILNVPSDDTPRIQESHILVGHILCEWVELALFE; from the coding sequence ATGAACAAAAATTTCATAAACACACGCATACAGGAAAGCATCGCTACAAAAGAGCGAATTTTGACAGATGAACCTTTATTAGAAAGCATTTCAAAAGCTGCACAGGCTTGGAAAACGACTTTTGAAAAAGGTGGAAAAGTTCTTTTTTGTGGAAATGGTGGAAGTGCTGCTGATGCTCAACATATTTCTGCCGAACTTTCTGGTCGTTTTTATAAGGATAGAAAACCTCTTTTTGCCGAAGCCTTGCATGTCAATTCGTCGTACCTGACAGCCGTAGGAAATGATTATGGTTATGATATTGTTTTTGAAAGAATGGTACAGGCAATGGGACGAGAAGGCGATGTTTTGGTGGCGATTTCTACTTCTGGAAATTCTCCAAATATTGTAAAAGCCGTCGAAGCAGCCAAAGAAATTGGAATGATTACGATAGGAATGACAGGAAATAAAGGAGGAAAATTAAAAGAAATTTGTGATATAATTTTGAATGTTCCTTCTGACGATACACCACGCATACAAGAAAGTCATATTTTGGTAGGACATATTTTGTGTGAATGGGTAGAATTAGCTTTATTTGAATAG
- a CDS encoding ABC transporter ATP-binding protein, producing MNEVIRTEKISRRYKMGDEIIHALKSVSISINFGEYVAFMGPSGSGKSTLMNIVGCLDTPTSGSYVLNKRDVSRLSEDELAEIRNKEIGFVFQTFNLLPRASSLDNVALPLIYAGYNKKDRDAMAKKALEDVGLGDRYHHKPNELSGGQRQRVAIARALINNPSIILADEPTGNLDTKTSYEIMNLFAELHKKGNTIIMVTHEEDIANYAHRVVFMRDGNIERDEINENPTQVNLIDLAKKE from the coding sequence ATGAACGAAGTAATCCGTACCGAAAAAATATCAAGGCGTTATAAAATGGGAGATGAAATTATTCACGCTCTCAAATCAGTTTCTATTTCTATTAATTTTGGTGAATATGTCGCTTTTATGGGGCCTTCGGGTTCTGGAAAATCTACATTAATGAATATTGTGGGATGTCTGGATACGCCTACAAGTGGTTCGTATGTTTTGAATAAGCGAGATGTAAGCCGACTTTCAGAAGATGAATTGGCAGAAATTAGAAATAAAGAAATTGGTTTTGTCTTTCAAACTTTCAACCTTTTGCCTCGTGCTTCTTCGTTGGATAATGTAGCTTTGCCGTTGATTTATGCAGGATACAACAAAAAAGATAGAGATGCAATGGCAAAAAAAGCATTGGAAGATGTCGGTTTGGGCGACCGTTATCATCACAAACCAAACGAACTTTCGGGTGGACAAAGACAGCGTGTGGCTATTGCAAGAGCTTTAATAAACAATCCAAGTATTATTTTAGCCGATGAACCCACTGGAAACTTAGATACAAAAACTTCGTATGAAATTATGAATTTGTTTGCCGAATTGCATAAAAAAGGAAATACAATTATTATGGTTACCCACGAAGAAGATATTGCAAATTATGCACATCGTGTCGTTTTTATGCGTGATGGAAATATTGAGCGAGATGAAATAAATGAAAATCCAACACAAGTAAATTTGATTGATTTAGCTAAGAAGGAGTAG
- a CDS encoding DUF6728 family protein: MQTTKTNINDTNSEKIVRAKKNTLKDYFALMPVLTYFFTKKNSANFNIRAMHTINKISITVFLLGLIFIIVKKLFLS, translated from the coding sequence ATGCAAACCACAAAAACAAATATAAACGATACAAATTCTGAAAAAATAGTTCGTGCAAAAAAGAATACATTAAAAGATTATTTTGCATTAATGCCTGTTTTAACGTATTTTTTTACAAAGAAAAATTCGGCAAACTTCAATATTCGTGCAATGCACACTATTAATAAAATTTCAATTACTGTTTTTTTATTAGGACTTATTTTTATCATTGTTAAAAAATTATTCTTGTCTTAA
- the hemW gene encoding radical SAM family heme chaperone HemW — MIYIHIPFCKQACHYCDFHFSTNLKQKQAFLYALDKEIELKKDFFKEAVFPSSLSVLPPTKKTLKTIYFGGGTPSILEISELKAILEKVKSIFEVDKEAEITLEANPDDLTSLEFLKSLKEIGFNRLSIGIQSFEESFLKFMNRAHNAEEAKNCVKLSQKAGFDNISVDLIYGIQLPKKEIGFNAFENNFEKQSNYLKSNPHYFWKNDLEFALSLNVPHISAYCLTIEPKTPFGNSLKKGKLKPIDEEFAAQQFEILTETLKENGYVHYEISNFAKPNQFSKHNTAYWKDEPYLGLGASAHSYDGKNRFMNAANNRKYTESLNKNSLPQIIDELSENDRINEYFLTSLRTIWGIDLNHLIKKYKYNLLQNQSKIVSKLVENQMVELKNDTVTLTEKGKLFADGIASDLFV, encoded by the coding sequence ATGATATACATTCATATTCCATTCTGCAAACAAGCCTGTCATTATTGCGATTTTCATTTTAGTACAAATCTCAAGCAAAAACAGGCTTTTTTATATGCCTTAGATAAAGAAATCGAATTGAAAAAAGATTTTTTTAAAGAAGCCGTTTTTCCTTCGTCGTTGTCAGTGCTTCCACCGACAAAAAAAACACTAAAAACTATTTATTTTGGTGGTGGAACGCCTTCTATTTTAGAAATTTCAGAATTAAAAGCAATTTTAGAAAAAGTAAAATCTATTTTTGAAGTTGATAAAGAGGCAGAAATTACACTGGAAGCAAATCCTGATGACCTTACTTCTTTAGAATTTTTGAAATCATTAAAGGAAATTGGCTTTAACCGTTTGAGTATTGGTATTCAATCTTTTGAAGAATCTTTTTTGAAGTTTATGAATAGGGCGCACAATGCCGAAGAGGCTAAAAATTGTGTAAAATTATCTCAAAAAGCAGGTTTTGACAATATTAGTGTAGATTTGATTTATGGTATTCAATTACCAAAAAAAGAAATTGGATTCAATGCATTTGAAAATAATTTTGAAAAACAAAGTAATTATTTAAAATCAAATCCTCATTATTTTTGGAAGAACGATTTAGAGTTTGCGCTTTCTTTGAATGTTCCTCATATTTCTGCTTACTGCTTGACTATCGAACCCAAAACGCCTTTTGGAAATAGTCTGAAAAAAGGAAAACTAAAACCGATTGATGAAGAATTTGCAGCACAACAATTTGAAATTCTGACCGAAACATTGAAAGAAAATGGTTATGTTCATTACGAAATTTCCAATTTTGCAAAACCCAATCAGTTTTCAAAACATAATACAGCCTATTGGAAAGATGAACCTTATTTGGGTTTGGGAGCTTCGGCACATTCTTACGATGGAAAAAATCGTTTTATGAATGCTGCTAATAATAGAAAATACACTGAAAGTTTGAATAAAAATAGCTTACCTCAAATCATTGACGAGCTTTCAGAAAACGACCGAATAAATGAATATTTCTTGACTTCTCTGCGAACAATTTGGGGAATTGATTTGAATCATTTAATCAAAAAATATAAATATAATCTTCTGCAAAATCAATCAAAAATTGTTTCAAAATTAGTTGAAAATCAAATGGTTGAATTAAAGAATGATACTGTTACTCTTACAGAGAAAGGAAAATTATTTGCTGATGGAATTGCTTCTGATTTGTTTGTGTAA
- a CDS encoding glycosyltransferase, which translates to MTKFSFIVPYRNRDTKIAKRCLLSLQTQKVITDYEVIFINYGSDKVISNELESFCTDLDKINYVFNEVRGMFWSRSASINNGIYLAQGEYCIIADVDMIYSPNFLEEVNQNINQNTLLHYQCFYLNEGFEYDKYLENHSLKIENLGQFEKSSKESAMGIVIIPTNKLKEIGAFDEYYRLWGIEDKDLNRRLLNYDYKEKLEMKWLNAEKSPVFHQWHPAANNPLAQPKGWEKIVIDHYHNKYDKPELTIHKKTNGIEIGKIYNKKERPALKKYESNDIETNFEFEFPIEKAYSSFVSQFMKLEKNKALILNQSFSLIDEKATSKAAQGVRKINSLLEKVKVSYRMTELLKHTYGNIDFYQVRDFLFYFIVDFEDFIEDYYYKQENGESGKPEKITLILFKK; encoded by the coding sequence ATGACAAAATTCTCTTTTATTGTTCCTTATCGCAACCGAGACACAAAAATAGCTAAACGCTGTTTGCTTTCTCTTCAGACTCAGAAAGTAATTACAGACTATGAAGTAATTTTTATAAACTATGGAAGTGATAAAGTTATTTCTAATGAATTAGAGAGTTTTTGTACTGATTTGGATAAAATAAACTATGTTTTTAATGAAGTAAGAGGAATGTTTTGGTCTCGTTCGGCTTCTATTAACAACGGAATTTATTTAGCGCAAGGAGAATATTGTATCATTGCTGATGTAGATATGATTTATTCTCCTAATTTTTTGGAAGAAGTAAATCAGAATATCAATCAAAATACACTTTTACATTATCAATGTTTTTATTTGAATGAAGGGTTTGAATATGATAAATATTTAGAAAATCATAGTTTGAAGATTGAGAATCTAGGTCAGTTTGAAAAAAGCAGTAAAGAATCTGCGATGGGAATTGTAATTATTCCAACCAATAAACTAAAAGAAATAGGAGCTTTTGACGAATATTACAGGCTTTGGGGAATAGAAGACAAAGATTTGAATAGACGTTTATTGAATTATGATTATAAAGAAAAATTAGAAATGAAATGGCTTAATGCCGAAAAATCGCCTGTTTTTCATCAATGGCATCCAGCAGCAAACAATCCATTAGCACAGCCAAAAGGGTGGGAGAAAATTGTAATTGACCATTATCATAATAAATACGACAAACCAGAACTTACCATTCATAAAAAAACAAACGGAATAGAAATAGGAAAAATCTATAATAAGAAAGAACGCCCTGCATTAAAAAAATATGAAAGCAACGATATTGAAACCAATTTTGAATTTGAATTTCCTATAGAAAAGGCTTATTCTTCTTTTGTAAGTCAGTTTATGAAATTAGAGAAAAATAAAGCTCTTATTTTGAACCAATCATTTTCTCTAATCGATGAAAAAGCAACAAGCAAAGCAGCACAAGGAGTACGAAAAATCAATTCTCTTTTAGAAAAAGTAAAGGTTTCCTACAGAATGACTGAACTTTTGAAGCATACTTACGGAAATATTGATTTTTATCAAGTACGTGATTTTCTATTTTATTTCATCGTAGATTTTGAAGATTTCATTGAAGACTATTACTACAAACAAGAAAATGGAGAGAGTGGAAAACCTGAGAAAATTACTTTGATTTTATTTAAAAAGTGA